In a genomic window of Streptomyces sp. BHT-5-2:
- a CDS encoding amino acid ABC transporter ATP-binding protein → MAGDALIELRGVNKRYGALHVLRDIDLTVGRGEVVVIIGPSGSGKSTLCRTVNRLETIESGTILLDGVPLPQEGRALARLRADVGMVFQSFNLFAHRTVLDNVTLAPMKVRRKRKEDAERRARELLDRVGLAAHAAKYPAQLSGGQQQRVAIARALAMDPKALLFDEPTSALDPEMINEVLEVMRQLAREGMTMVVVTHEMGFARSAAHRVVFMADGRIVEDRAPEEFFAAPRSARAKDFLAKILKH, encoded by the coding sequence ATGGCCGGTGACGCGCTGATCGAACTGCGCGGGGTCAACAAGCGCTACGGCGCGCTGCACGTCCTCCGGGACATCGACCTCACCGTCGGCCGCGGCGAGGTCGTGGTGATCATCGGCCCCTCCGGGTCCGGCAAGTCGACCCTGTGCCGGACCGTCAACCGTCTGGAGACCATCGAGTCGGGCACCATCCTGCTCGACGGCGTGCCGCTGCCCCAGGAGGGCCGGGCGCTGGCCCGGTTGCGCGCCGACGTCGGCATGGTCTTCCAGTCGTTCAACCTCTTCGCGCACCGCACCGTGCTGGACAACGTGACGCTGGCGCCGATGAAGGTCCGCCGGAAGCGCAAGGAGGACGCCGAGCGCAGGGCCCGCGAACTCCTGGACCGGGTGGGGCTCGCCGCCCACGCCGCCAAGTACCCGGCGCAGCTCTCCGGCGGTCAGCAGCAGCGGGTCGCCATCGCCCGGGCCCTCGCCATGGATCCCAAGGCGCTGCTCTTCGACGAGCCCACCTCGGCCCTCGACCCCGAGATGATCAACGAGGTGCTGGAGGTGATGCGGCAACTCGCCCGGGAGGGCATGACGATGGTCGTGGTCACCCACGAGATGGGCTTCGCCCGCTCCGCCGCCCACCGCGTGGTGTTCATGGCCGACGGCCGGATCGTCGAGGACCGCGCCCCGGAGGAGTTCTTCGCCGCGCCGCGCAGCGCACGCGCCAAGGACTTCCTCGCCAAGATCCTCAAGCACTGA
- a CDS encoding glutamate ABC transporter substrate-binding protein: MPHLPTPPPGRARPVRLAALLLVLLTLAAAACGRPGSPPVKGPRAGDLPAYPVARGFSLPASPTWRAAERRGRLVVGGKEDQPYLGERDPATGVRRGFDIEIAKMMAAALGFPARAVDFVTIASANRETALQNGQIDLYVGSYTINAKRKQQVGFAGPYYMAGQSLLVRRDEHGIHGPQDLAGKRVCSAAGSTPYQRIQADFPQVVLVAYDTYSACVDNLLTYQVDAVTTDDAILLGYAAKAPDQLKVVGRPFSKEPYGIGVPRSDNALRFALDDALAADERNGAWRKAYQATLGVSGMPPPAPPPIDRYPAT, encoded by the coding sequence ATGCCGCACCTTCCCACCCCGCCGCCCGGCCGCGCCCGCCCGGTCCGGCTCGCCGCCCTGCTGCTCGTCCTCCTCACGCTGGCCGCGGCGGCCTGCGGCCGGCCCGGCAGCCCGCCCGTCAAGGGACCCAGGGCCGGCGACCTGCCCGCCTATCCGGTGGCCCGGGGGTTCTCGCTGCCCGCCTCGCCGACCTGGCGGGCGGCCGAGCGCCGCGGCCGGCTCGTCGTCGGCGGCAAGGAGGACCAGCCCTACCTCGGCGAACGGGACCCGGCGACCGGCGTCCGCCGCGGCTTCGACATCGAGATCGCCAAGATGATGGCCGCCGCGCTCGGCTTCCCCGCCCGTGCGGTGGACTTCGTCACCATCGCCTCCGCCAACCGCGAGACCGCGCTGCAGAACGGCCAGATCGACCTGTACGTCGGCTCGTACACCATCAACGCCAAGCGGAAGCAGCAGGTCGGCTTCGCCGGCCCGTACTACATGGCGGGCCAGTCGCTCCTGGTGCGCCGCGACGAGCACGGCATCCACGGCCCGCAGGACCTGGCCGGGAAGCGGGTCTGCTCGGCCGCCGGCTCCACCCCGTACCAGCGCATCCAGGCGGACTTCCCCCAGGTCGTGCTGGTCGCCTACGACACCTACTCGGCGTGTGTGGACAACCTGTTGACCTACCAGGTCGACGCGGTCACCACCGACGACGCGATCCTGCTCGGCTACGCCGCCAAGGCGCCCGACCAGCTGAAGGTCGTCGGCAGACCGTTCTCGAAGGAGCCGTACGGCATCGGCGTGCCCCGCTCCGACAACGCGCTGCGGTTCGCGCTGGACGACGCGCTCGCCGCCGACGAGCGCAACGGCGCCTGGCGGAAGGCGTACCAGGCGACGCTCGGGGTGTCCGGGATGCCGCCGCCGGCGCCGCCCCCGATCGACCGCTATCCGGCGACCTGA
- a CDS encoding amino acid ABC transporter permease translates to MNVLLDNLSRYGRGLLGTVELTVYASLLALVLGFLMAAFRVAPVRSLRAFGTAWVTVLRNTPLTLLFFAVVLGLPRFGLVLPFTLFAVLALGCYTSAFVCEAVRAGINTVPSGQGEAARSLGMTFGQTLGLVVLPQAFRSVIPPLGSTLIALAKNSAIAGSFSVVELLGVYKPLNELGYSAIWSFVWIALGYLLVTLTISALFNALERRYGVAR, encoded by the coding sequence ATGAACGTTCTCCTCGACAACCTCTCCCGCTACGGCCGGGGACTGCTGGGCACGGTCGAACTGACCGTCTACGCCTCGCTGTTGGCGCTGGTCCTCGGTTTCCTGATGGCGGCCTTCCGGGTCGCGCCGGTCCGCTCGCTGCGGGCCTTCGGCACGGCCTGGGTGACGGTGCTGCGCAACACCCCGCTGACGCTGCTGTTCTTCGCGGTGGTGCTGGGGCTGCCGCGGTTCGGCCTGGTGCTGCCCTTCACCCTCTTCGCCGTGCTGGCGCTGGGCTGCTACACCTCGGCGTTCGTCTGCGAGGCGGTGCGGGCCGGCATCAACACCGTGCCGTCCGGGCAGGGCGAGGCGGCCCGCAGCCTGGGCATGACCTTCGGGCAGACGCTGGGGCTGGTGGTGCTGCCGCAGGCGTTCCGCTCGGTCATCCCACCCCTCGGCTCGACCCTGATCGCGCTCGCCAAGAACTCCGCGATCGCCGGCTCGTTCAGCGTCGTCGAACTCCTCGGCGTCTACAAACCCCTCAACGAGCTGGGCTACAGCGCCATCTGGTCGTTCGTCTGGATCGCGCTCGGCTACCTCCTCGTGACCCTGACCATCAGCGCGCTCTTCAACGCGCTGGAGAGGCGCTACGGAGTGGCCCGATGA
- a CDS encoding amino acid ABC transporter permease yields the protein MSTVLYDLPGPRTRRRHRYYGLAGTLVLLALAGWVLSLLFRTDQFTAGKWTPFTYVGIQELLLTGLGNTLRAFGLAAVLSLALGAVLAAGRLSVHRPLRWAGTLLVEFFRAMPVLVMIFFIYVALRAEPLTALVSGLALYNGSVLAEVFRSGVNAVERGQGEAAYALGMRKTQVMVHVLVPQAVRAMLPAIISQLVVALKDTSLGFLISYEEFLHAGKLIAANLDYDLPFIPVVMIVSPVYIGLCMLLSWLATWVARRQRRSPKVDTDEVAAPEPATLRPDDHRAHG from the coding sequence ATGAGCACCGTCCTGTACGACCTGCCGGGCCCGCGGACCCGGCGCCGGCACCGGTACTACGGGCTCGCCGGGACGCTGGTGCTGCTCGCCCTGGCCGGCTGGGTCCTGTCTCTCCTCTTCCGCACCGACCAGTTCACCGCGGGGAAATGGACGCCCTTCACCTATGTGGGCATCCAGGAGCTGCTGTTGACCGGACTGGGCAACACCCTGCGGGCGTTCGGGCTGGCGGCGGTGCTGTCGCTGGCGCTGGGCGCGGTGCTGGCGGCCGGGCGGCTCTCCGTGCACCGGCCGCTGCGCTGGGCGGGCACCCTGCTGGTGGAGTTCTTCCGGGCCATGCCGGTGCTGGTGATGATCTTCTTCATCTATGTGGCGCTGCGTGCGGAGCCGTTGACGGCCCTGGTCAGTGGGCTGGCGCTGTACAACGGCTCGGTTCTGGCGGAGGTCTTCCGCTCCGGGGTGAACGCCGTCGAGCGCGGCCAGGGCGAGGCGGCGTACGCGCTGGGGATGCGCAAGACCCAGGTCATGGTGCATGTGCTCGTCCCGCAGGCGGTCCGGGCGATGCTGCCGGCGATCATCTCCCAGCTGGTGGTGGCCCTGAAGGACACCTCGCTGGGCTTCCTCATCAGCTACGAGGAGTTCCTGCACGCCGGCAAGCTCATCGCCGCCAACCTCGACTACGACCTGCCGTTCATCCCCGTCGTCATGATCGTCTCGCCGGTCTACATCGGGTTGTGCATGCTGCTGTCCTGGCTGGCCACCTGGGTCGCCCGGCGGCAGCGACGCAGTCCGAAGGTCGACACGGACGAGGTGGCCGCGCCGGAGCCGGCGACGCTCCGGCCGGACGACCACCGGGCGCACGGCTGA
- a CDS encoding pyridoxamine 5'-phosphate oxidase family protein: MTNHPPPRDAGQRKRDALRLLETEEDAWVSSASPDGAPTLVPLSFVWHGERLVMSTKGTNPTARNLAARGESRVALGTTRDVVLADCTVEVLANDALPQDATDALAAKLGWNPRGRDPWVFLRFTPHRLLVWREANELAGRELMRDGVWRV, translated from the coding sequence ATGACGAACCACCCCCCGCCCCGCGACGCCGGGCAACGCAAACGGGACGCGCTCCGACTGTTGGAGACGGAGGAGGACGCCTGGGTCTCCTCCGCCTCCCCCGACGGCGCGCCCACCCTGGTGCCGCTGTCGTTCGTCTGGCACGGGGAGCGGCTGGTGATGTCCACCAAGGGCACCAACCCCACCGCCCGCAACCTCGCCGCCCGCGGGGAGAGCCGGGTGGCGCTGGGCACCACCCGGGACGTGGTGCTCGCCGACTGCACCGTGGAGGTCCTGGCCAACGACGCGCTACCGCAGGACGCCACGGACGCCCTGGCTGCCAAACTCGGCTGGAACCCGCGCGGCCGCGATCCCTGGGTCTTCCTCCGCTTCACCCCGCACCGGCTGCTGGTCTGGCGCGAGGCGAACGAACTGGCCGGGCGGGAGCTGATGCGGGACGGCGTCTGGCGGGTCTGA
- a CDS encoding CocE/NonD family hydrolase: protein MTPSRTTVRAAIGTVSAAVLATTALTCAPAQAAPAPARTSAATARPAAADSPTLRFVDITGAGGITLKANVFTPAGADGTHRYPLVVLPTSWAMPQVEYLAQARKLAASGYVVIGYNSRGFWQSGGQIETAGPQDVADASKVIDWGLAHTSADPRKIGMAGVSYGAGISLLAAGADKRIKAVAALSGWADLIGSIYSGRTPHLQAAAMLGGAGALTGRPSPELQRVLKEFLSADMSKEKDMIAWGRKRSPATYLDRINANGAAILLGNAWGDSLFPPDQYAAFFEKLKGPKRLEFRPGDHATAEGLGLLGLPNDTWNDTRRWLDHYLRGTDNGIDREPPVLLKSRSTGAYEGYKSWQDVPSAHRRIALDGTRRIRTGTDSGADGGLIFLSSILDQFFRLPPMASIPLLPRSAAAVWESAPYGSGQRVRGTTRLHTTVTPTAADGTAIAYLYDVGPLGLGKLVTHAPVTFHGRAPGKPFTLDLDLFATAYDVPAGHRLAVVVDTVDPLYIAQNPAGARLSFSSPANDPSYVSVPVRD from the coding sequence ATGACGCCCTCCCGCACCACTGTGCGCGCCGCCATCGGCACCGTCTCCGCGGCGGTGCTCGCCACCACGGCCCTCACCTGCGCCCCGGCCCAGGCCGCGCCGGCCCCGGCCCGCACCTCGGCCGCCACCGCCCGGCCCGCCGCCGCGGACTCCCCCACCCTGCGGTTCGTCGACATCACCGGCGCGGGCGGGATCACCCTCAAGGCCAACGTCTTCACCCCCGCCGGGGCCGACGGCACCCACCGGTACCCGCTCGTCGTGCTGCCCACCAGCTGGGCGATGCCGCAGGTCGAATACCTCGCACAGGCCCGGAAGCTGGCCGCCTCCGGCTATGTCGTCATCGGCTACAACTCGCGCGGCTTCTGGCAGTCCGGCGGGCAGATAGAGACCGCCGGACCGCAGGACGTCGCCGACGCCTCCAAGGTCATCGACTGGGGGCTGGCGCACACTTCCGCCGACCCGCGGAAGATCGGGATGGCCGGGGTCTCCTACGGCGCCGGGATCAGCCTGCTGGCCGCCGGGGCCGACAAGCGGATCAAGGCGGTCGCGGCGCTCAGCGGCTGGGCCGACCTCATCGGCTCGATCTACAGCGGCCGCACCCCGCACCTCCAGGCCGCCGCGATGCTCGGCGGCGCCGGCGCGCTGACCGGCCGGCCCAGCCCCGAACTCCAGCGGGTGCTCAAGGAGTTCCTCAGCGCCGACATGTCCAAGGAGAAGGACATGATCGCCTGGGGCCGGAAGCGCTCCCCGGCCACCTACCTCGACCGGATCAACGCCAACGGGGCGGCGATCCTGCTCGGCAACGCCTGGGGCGACTCCCTCTTCCCGCCCGACCAGTACGCGGCGTTCTTCGAGAAGCTCAAGGGCCCCAAGCGGCTGGAGTTCCGCCCCGGCGACCACGCGACGGCCGAGGGCCTGGGCCTGCTCGGCCTGCCCAACGACACCTGGAACGACACCAGGCGGTGGCTCGACCACTACCTCAGGGGCACCGACAACGGCATCGACCGCGAGCCGCCGGTCCTCCTCAAGTCCCGCTCCACCGGCGCCTACGAGGGCTACAAGAGCTGGCAGGACGTCCCCTCCGCACACCGCCGGATCGCGCTCGACGGCACCCGGCGCATCCGCACCGGCACCGACTCCGGCGCCGACGGCGGACTGATCTTCCTCTCCAGCATCCTCGACCAGTTCTTCCGGCTGCCCCCGATGGCGTCGATCCCGCTGCTGCCGCGCTCGGCAGCAGCGGTCTGGGAGTCCGCGCCGTACGGGAGCGGGCAGCGGGTGCGCGGCACCACCCGGCTGCACACCACCGTGACCCCCACCGCCGCCGACGGCACCGCCATCGCCTACCTCTACGACGTCGGCCCGCTGGGCCTGGGAAAACTGGTCACCCACGCGCCGGTCACCTTCCACGGCAGGGCGCCGGGCAAGCCCTTCACCCTGGACCTGGACCTCTTCGCCACCGCCTACGACGTACCCGCCGGACACCGGCTCGCGGTGGTCGTGGACACCGTCGACCCGCTCTACATCGCCCAGAACCCCGCCGGCGCCCGGCTGTCGTTCTCCTCGCCCGCCAACGACCCGTCGTATGTGTCGGTGCCGGTCCGCGACTGA
- a CDS encoding class I SAM-dependent methyltransferase, with protein MTNTGEASAQFAGETPFDVGERRAWAGRAAAYAAGFGRLCAYTVPRLLDAAGVTEGSRVLDAGTGTGAAAAAACARGARVTAVDAEPDMVRAAAAAAPEVAVRLAALPQLPFADESFDAVVGNFVLNHVGRPRAALAELRRVTRPGGRIALTIWAAPPASGQALLGRAVQAAGVPRPPDIPALAPEDDFPRTEPGLAELLRTAGRLAGVVCSAVSWDHRTTPEEWWHGPASGVATIGRVVTSQGPAATERIRRHFRDLAVEFAAPDGQLVLPHTALLASGRVAG; from the coding sequence GTGACGAACACCGGAGAGGCGTCGGCGCAGTTCGCGGGGGAGACGCCGTTCGACGTCGGTGAACGGCGGGCGTGGGCCGGGCGGGCCGCGGCGTACGCGGCGGGCTTCGGGCGACTGTGCGCGTATACGGTCCCGCGGCTGCTGGACGCCGCGGGCGTCACCGAGGGCAGCCGGGTGCTGGACGCCGGCACCGGGACCGGTGCCGCCGCGGCGGCCGCCTGCGCCCGCGGGGCCCGGGTGACCGCCGTGGACGCCGAACCCGACATGGTGCGCGCTGCCGCGGCCGCCGCCCCCGAGGTCGCCGTCCGGCTGGCCGCACTGCCCCAACTGCCCTTTGCCGACGAATCGTTCGACGCCGTCGTCGGCAACTTCGTGCTCAACCACGTCGGACGGCCGCGGGCGGCCCTCGCGGAGCTGCGTCGGGTGACCCGCCCCGGCGGCCGGATCGCGCTGACCATCTGGGCGGCGCCGCCCGCATCGGGCCAGGCGCTGCTCGGCCGCGCGGTGCAGGCGGCCGGCGTACCGCGACCGCCGGACATCCCCGCCCTCGCACCCGAGGACGACTTCCCGCGCACCGAGCCGGGGCTCGCGGAACTGCTCCGCACCGCGGGCCGCCTGGCCGGGGTGGTGTGCTCCGCGGTCTCCTGGGATCACCGCACCACGCCGGAGGAGTGGTGGCACGGTCCGGCATCCGGCGTGGCGACCATCGGCCGGGTCGTGACCTCCCAGGGCCCCGCGGCGACCGAGCGCATCCGGCGTCATTTCCGCGACCTGGCGGTCGAGTTCGCCGCTCCGGACGGGCAACTGGTGCTGCCGCACACGGCGTTGCTGGCCTCGGGGCGGGTAGCCGGGTAG
- a CDS encoding alpha/beta fold hydrolase: MASVQCDGISIAYDDEGSGEPLVLIHGHPFDRSMWRPQREHFSRAGMRVITPDLRGYGESPVVPGKTPLETFAGDVAALLDHLGVERCVLGGLSMGGQIVMECYRRFPERIRALLLADTFAAADTAEGRAVRLRTAERLLAEGMDGYAREVLPKMIAPAHVTALPAVAEHVLGMMRNTSPEGAAAALRGRAERRDYTGMLPEISVPTLVVVGTEDEFTPVADARVIHEAVPGARLRIVQDAGHMPNLERPEEFNAALTEFLAALPAPAAAPEG; this comes from the coding sequence ATGGCATCGGTGCAATGCGACGGGATCTCGATCGCGTATGACGACGAGGGCAGCGGCGAGCCGCTGGTGCTGATCCACGGGCACCCCTTCGACCGCTCGATGTGGCGCCCGCAGAGGGAGCACTTCAGCCGCGCCGGCATGCGGGTGATCACCCCGGACCTGCGCGGCTACGGCGAGAGCCCGGTGGTGCCCGGCAAGACCCCGCTGGAGACCTTCGCCGGGGACGTCGCCGCACTGCTCGACCATCTCGGCGTCGAACGGTGCGTGCTGGGCGGGCTGTCCATGGGCGGGCAGATCGTCATGGAGTGCTACCGCCGATTCCCGGAGCGGATCCGGGCACTGCTGCTCGCCGACACCTTCGCGGCGGCGGACACCGCCGAGGGCCGGGCGGTGCGGCTGCGGACCGCGGAGCGGCTGCTCGCGGAGGGGATGGACGGGTACGCGCGGGAGGTGCTGCCCAAGATGATCGCGCCGGCCCATGTCACGGCACTGCCGGCGGTCGCCGAGCACGTCCTGGGGATGATGCGGAACACCTCCCCCGAGGGCGCCGCGGCCGCCCTGCGCGGCCGGGCGGAGCGGCGGGACTACACCGGGATGCTGCCGGAGATCTCCGTGCCCACCCTGGTCGTGGTCGGCACGGAGGACGAGTTCACGCCGGTCGCCGACGCCCGGGTGATCCACGAGGCGGTGCCGGGCGCGCGGTTGAGGATCGTTCAGGACGCCGGCCATATGCCGAACCTGGAGCGCCCGGAGGAGTTCAACGCGGCGCTGACGGAGTTCCTGGCCGCGCTGCCGGCCCCGGCCGCCGCCCCTGAGGGCTGA
- a CDS encoding PLP-dependent aminotransferase family protein, whose protein sequence is MPGDDYRAIADELAAVIGEGRLRPGDRLPPLRRFARRRRIADSTAARVYRELGRRGLTVGEVGRGTFVRTAPPAPEPALAEPGGHRIDLELNFPVLPGQPALLASSLGRLLQQDDTMAAALRPGAAAGTPAARRAAARHLARAGWVPDAGRLLFAGSGRQALAAAFATLVPPGERLGVEALTFPVVKGIAARLGITLVPLAMDEHGVTPDALRAAAPLRAVYLQPALHNPLGTTMPDARRVELAEELRELELFAVEDAVYGFLRPDLPPLASLAPERTVLVDSLSKRLAPGLTLGFLVPPVRDAGPDFAAALRSGAWTASGFALAAAVRWLDDGTAAAVEAEKRADAAARQRIAADRLAGQRLRTDPHSYHCWWELPEPWRADTFVAAAARHGIAVTPSGAFAAGRGHVPNAVRLALSAPPVDVLADALDVLAGLARRTPEDAGAD, encoded by the coding sequence GTGCCGGGGGACGACTACCGCGCCATCGCCGACGAACTGGCCGCGGTCATCGGGGAAGGCCGGCTCCGCCCGGGGGACCGGCTTCCGCCGCTGCGCCGGTTCGCCCGCCGACGGCGGATCGCGGACTCCACCGCGGCCCGGGTCTACCGCGAACTGGGCCGCCGCGGCCTGACGGTGGGCGAGGTCGGCCGCGGCACGTTCGTCCGCACGGCGCCCCCGGCGCCCGAGCCCGCGCTGGCCGAGCCCGGCGGCCACCGGATCGACCTGGAGCTCAACTTCCCCGTTCTGCCCGGGCAGCCCGCGCTCCTCGCCAGCAGCCTCGGCCGGCTGCTCCAGCAGGACGACACGATGGCGGCGGCGCTCCGCCCGGGTGCCGCCGCCGGCACCCCCGCCGCCCGCCGGGCCGCGGCCAGGCACCTCGCCCGGGCCGGCTGGGTCCCCGACGCCGGCCGGCTGCTCTTCGCCGGCAGCGGCCGCCAGGCCCTCGCCGCGGCCTTCGCCACCCTCGTCCCGCCCGGCGAGCGCCTGGGCGTCGAAGCGCTCACCTTCCCCGTCGTCAAGGGCATCGCGGCCCGGCTGGGCATCACCCTCGTCCCGCTGGCCATGGACGAGCACGGCGTGACCCCCGACGCGCTGCGGGCCGCCGCGCCGCTGCGCGCGGTCTATCTGCAACCCGCGCTGCACAACCCGCTCGGTACCACCATGCCCGACGCCCGCCGGGTCGAACTCGCCGAGGAATTGAGGGAGTTGGAACTGTTCGCGGTCGAGGACGCCGTCTACGGTTTCCTCCGCCCCGACCTGCCGCCGCTCGCCTCCCTGGCGCCGGAGCGCACGGTGCTCGTCGACAGCCTCTCCAAACGCCTCGCCCCCGGACTGACGCTCGGCTTCCTGGTGCCCCCCGTCCGCGACGCCGGTCCCGACTTCGCCGCGGCGCTCCGCTCCGGCGCCTGGACCGCGTCCGGTTTCGCGCTGGCCGCGGCGGTCCGCTGGCTGGACGACGGCACCGCGGCCGCCGTCGAGGCGGAGAAGCGCGCCGACGCGGCGGCCCGTCAGCGGATCGCCGCGGACCGCCTCGCCGGTCAGCGGCTCCGTACCGACCCGCACTCCTACCACTGCTGGTGGGAACTTCCCGAGCCCTGGCGGGCGGACACCTTCGTGGCCGCGGCGGCCCGCCACGGCATCGCGGTCACCCCGTCCGGCGCCTTCGCCGCGGGCCGGGGTCACGTCCCCAACGCGGTGCGGCTGGCGCTGTCCGCGCCGCCCGTCGACGTCCTCGCGGACGCCCTCGACGTGCTGGCCGGACTGGCCCGCCGGACGCCGGAGGACGCCGGGGCGGATTGA